From one Brevundimonas sp. PAMC22021 genomic stretch:
- a CDS encoding NAD-dependent epimerase/dehydratase family protein: protein MPQASSAPSLLVFGGGYLGQAAAREAIRRGGQATATSRDPARRAALQAAGIHAIDPADREALGRAVAEHSAILVTAPPDARGCPAQRALAEVAGDAWPDWIGYVSSTAVYGDREGGWVFEDGPLNAASLEGARRVNAERDWMDGARGMGLTVQVFRLPAFYGPGRSVIDRLHDGSARLVRKPGQIFNRIHVDDVVSALFASMVRPRPGAAYNLTDDEPAPADVVMQWAAERLGLPRPPEVDWMDDSVGPGMRRFYLDSKRVSNARAKAELDWRPSYPSWREGLGAILASEAGER from the coding sequence ATGCCGCAAGCCTCGTCCGCCCCCTCGCTTCTGGTCTTCGGCGGAGGCTATCTGGGGCAGGCGGCCGCGCGTGAAGCGATCAGGCGCGGAGGGCAGGCTACGGCCACCTCGCGTGATCCCGCTCGTCGGGCGGCTCTCCAGGCCGCCGGGATCCACGCCATCGATCCGGCGGACCGCGAGGCGCTGGGACGCGCCGTGGCCGAACACTCGGCCATCCTGGTGACGGCCCCGCCGGACGCGCGCGGCTGTCCGGCTCAGCGCGCGCTGGCGGAGGTGGCCGGCGACGCCTGGCCCGACTGGATCGGCTATGTCTCCTCCACCGCCGTCTATGGCGATCGCGAGGGCGGCTGGGTGTTCGAGGACGGCCCGCTGAACGCCGCCAGCCTGGAAGGCGCCCGCCGCGTCAACGCCGAGCGGGACTGGATGGACGGTGCGCGCGGCATGGGCCTGACGGTGCAGGTCTTCCGTCTCCCCGCCTTCTATGGTCCCGGCCGCAGCGTGATCGACCGCCTGCACGACGGATCGGCCCGGCTGGTGCGAAAGCCCGGCCAGATTTTCAACCGCATCCACGTGGACGATGTGGTCTCGGCCCTGTTCGCCTCCATGGTCCGGCCACGTCCCGGCGCCGCCTACAATCTGACCGACGACGAGCCCGCGCCGGCCGACGTGGTGATGCAATGGGCGGCCGAGCGCCTGGGTCTTCCCCGCCCGCCGGAAGTGGACTGGATGGACGACAGCGTCGGACCCGGCATGCGCCGCTTCTATCTGGACTCCAAGCGTGTCTCCAACGCTCGCGCCAAGGCCGAACTGGACTGGCGCCCGTCCTATCCCAGCTGGCGAGAAGGCCTGGGGGCGATCCTGGCTTCGGAGGCCGGGGAACGCTGA
- the apaG gene encoding Co2+/Mg2+ efflux protein ApaG, whose protein sequence is MHDAPAYSAETNGILVRVRPSYLAGQSDPDGGRWVWAYQVEVVNLTGMAVRLMARRWTITDGLGRTEEVRGAGVVGEQPTIQPGDAYAYASGCPLGTPTGSMVGTYYFTDAEGRSFEAEIPAFSLDTPEARRSLN, encoded by the coding sequence ATGCACGACGCGCCTGCCTATAGCGCCGAAACCAACGGCATCCTGGTCCGGGTTCGGCCAAGCTACCTTGCCGGACAGTCCGATCCGGACGGCGGACGCTGGGTCTGGGCCTATCAGGTGGAGGTGGTGAACCTGACGGGCATGGCGGTGCGGCTGATGGCCAGGCGCTGGACCATTACCGATGGTCTGGGCCGGACCGAGGAGGTGCGGGGCGCGGGCGTGGTGGGCGAGCAGCCGACGATCCAGCCTGGCGACGCCTATGCCTACGCGTCCGGCTGTCCGCTGGGTACGCCGACCGGTTCGATGGTCGGCACCTATTACTTCACCGATGCGGAAGGTCGGTCGTTCGAGGCGGAGATACCGGCCTTTTCGCTGGACACGCCGGAGGCCCGGCGCAGCCTCAACTGA
- the pheS gene encoding phenylalanine--tRNA ligase subunit alpha, whose product MSHPDPALAQLELDLINAIGSAESAAALEEVRVAALGKSGSISGLLKGMGAMSPDERRERGPQLNGLRDRVSSAIAARKSELEAAELDARLLSERIDLTLPARPRRRGAVHPTMQVMDEMIAIFAEMGFAVAEGPDIEDDFHNFTALNFPPKHPAREMHDTFFLKPDPATGERRVLRTHTSPVQVRTMMSQQPPIRIIAPGRTFRKDSDATHTPMFHQIEGLVIDRNVHMGHLKTTLQTFIARFFELDGVEARFRPHHFPFTEPSAEMDIRCDRSGGKLVFNTGDDWLEILGCGMVHPNVLKACGLDPDEWQGFAFGMGVDRLAMLKYGVPDLRPMFEADTRWLKHYGFSAFAAPNPASGLS is encoded by the coding sequence ATGTCACATCCTGATCCGGCCCTGGCCCAACTCGAACTCGATCTCATCAACGCCATCGGCTCCGCCGAGAGCGCCGCCGCCCTGGAAGAGGTGCGGGTGGCCGCGCTTGGCAAGAGCGGCTCGATCTCCGGCCTGCTGAAGGGCATGGGGGCGATGAGCCCGGACGAGCGGCGCGAGCGAGGGCCTCAGCTGAACGGGCTGCGCGACCGGGTGTCCTCGGCCATAGCGGCGCGCAAGAGCGAGCTGGAGGCCGCCGAGCTGGATGCGCGGCTGCTGTCCGAGCGCATCGACCTGACCTTGCCGGCGCGTCCGCGTCGCCGCGGCGCGGTGCATCCGACCATGCAGGTGATGGACGAGATGATCGCCATCTTCGCGGAGATGGGCTTTGCGGTGGCCGAGGGTCCCGACATCGAAGACGACTTCCACAACTTCACGGCCCTGAACTTCCCGCCGAAACATCCGGCGCGGGAAATGCACGACACCTTTTTCCTGAAGCCCGACCCGGCCACCGGCGAGCGGCGCGTGCTGCGCACCCACACCAGCCCGGTGCAGGTGCGCACCATGATGAGCCAGCAGCCGCCGATCCGGATCATCGCGCCCGGCCGCACCTTTCGTAAGGATTCGGACGCCACCCACACGCCGATGTTCCACCAGATCGAAGGCCTGGTGATCGACCGCAACGTCCACATGGGCCACCTGAAGACGACGCTTCAGACCTTTATCGCCCGCTTCTTCGAGCTGGACGGCGTGGAGGCGCGGTTCCGCCCGCACCACTTCCCCTTCACCGAGCCGTCGGCCGAGATGGACATCCGCTGCGACCGTTCGGGCGGCAAGCTTGTCTTCAACACCGGTGACGACTGGCTCGAGATTCTGGGCTGCGGGATGGTGCACCCGAACGTGCTCAAGGCCTGCGGGCTCGATCCCGACGAATGGCAGGGCTTCGCCTTCGGCATGGGCGTCGACCGGCTGGCGATGCTGAAATACGGCGTCCCCGACCTGCGGCCGATGTTCGAGGCCGACACCCGCTGGCTGAAGCACTACGGCTTCTCCGCCTTCGCCGCGCCCAATCCCGCTTCCGGTCTGTCCTGA
- the pheT gene encoding phenylalanine--tRNA ligase subunit beta gives MKFTLSWLKNHLETEADVHQIAEAMTMAGLEVEEVVDPAAKLAPFTVARIVSAEQHPNADRLQVCQVETVDGMKEIVCGAPNARAGLVTIYAPIGAYVPGLDVTLVEKPVRGVVSNGMLCSASELELADESDGILELPETLQVGAPAAGVFGAEPVIDFEVTPNRPDWLGVAGIARDLAAAGAGTLKTWDIAPVRGGYPSPITVRIEAPELCPVFAGRLIRGVKNGPSPEWLQRRLAAIGLRSINRLVDVTNLIAYDQARPLHVYDAGKLVGTEIVVRAGQVSAGAEHIAAGTHEQLIALDGKTYSVSEADCVIADAAGERPVGLGGVMGGVSTGCADDTTDVFVESAWFEPIVIAQTGRAHGIHSDAQYRFARGVDPASVIPGLELATRLILDLCGGEPSEITVAGQAPAGPSGFAFDPAYVRRLSGLDVPEDRIAEILQALGFTIERGASWTVTPPSWRRDVEGPADLVEEVARIEGFDRLPETPLPEVARPAGGVLSPRQARVRTARRALAALGYSEAVTWSFTKQTAAALFGGGDERLVLENPIAADLDCMRPSILPNLIEAAARNAARGHADAALFEIGPIYLGDGPGDQRTVIAGLISPHAGRHWGGAGEDALFGLKGDLMSLLEDIGAPVASLQLAQGQNRAWWHPGRSARLQLGPKTIIAEFGALHPRVLKSLDADGPMLAFEIVLDAVPEPRGKSGKARGAANLANLMPLTRDFAFVVEEGKAAGDLVRAIAGADKALIADVRVFDVYRGKGVDDGFKSVALEVVIQPREATLTDAEIEALSARVIAAAEKQGARLRA, from the coding sequence ATGAAGTTCACCCTGTCCTGGCTGAAGAACCACCTCGAGACCGAGGCGGACGTGCATCAGATCGCCGAGGCCATGACCATGGCGGGCCTGGAGGTCGAGGAGGTCGTCGATCCGGCGGCGAAGCTGGCGCCCTTCACGGTGGCGCGGATCGTCTCGGCAGAGCAGCACCCGAACGCCGACCGGCTGCAGGTCTGCCAGGTCGAGACCGTTGACGGCATGAAGGAGATCGTTTGCGGCGCGCCGAACGCGCGGGCGGGGCTGGTCACCATCTATGCGCCGATCGGAGCCTATGTGCCGGGACTGGATGTGACCCTGGTCGAGAAGCCGGTGCGCGGCGTGGTGTCGAACGGCATGTTGTGCTCGGCCTCGGAGCTGGAGCTGGCCGACGAGAGCGACGGCATCCTGGAGTTGCCTGAGACGCTGCAGGTCGGCGCGCCGGCGGCCGGCGTGTTCGGGGCCGAACCGGTGATCGACTTCGAGGTGACGCCGAACCGGCCGGACTGGCTGGGCGTCGCCGGGATCGCGCGCGACCTCGCGGCGGCCGGCGCCGGAACCCTGAAGACCTGGGACATCGCGCCGGTGCGCGGCGGCTACCCATCGCCGATCACGGTGAGGATCGAGGCGCCGGAACTGTGCCCCGTGTTCGCCGGTCGGCTGATCCGGGGTGTGAAGAACGGGCCGTCGCCCGAGTGGCTGCAGCGGCGGCTGGCGGCGATAGGCCTGCGCTCGATCAACCGGCTCGTCGATGTGACCAACCTGATCGCCTACGATCAGGCGCGGCCCCTGCACGTCTATGACGCGGGCAAGCTGGTCGGGACCGAGATCGTGGTGCGGGCGGGACAGGTCTCCGCCGGCGCCGAGCACATCGCGGCGGGCACGCACGAGCAGCTGATCGCACTGGACGGCAAGACCTATTCGGTGTCCGAGGCGGACTGCGTGATCGCCGATGCGGCGGGCGAGCGGCCCGTCGGTCTGGGCGGGGTCATGGGCGGCGTCAGCACGGGCTGCGCCGACGACACAACGGACGTGTTTGTTGAAAGCGCCTGGTTCGAACCGATCGTCATCGCCCAGACGGGACGGGCGCACGGCATCCACTCGGATGCACAGTACCGTTTCGCGCGCGGCGTCGATCCCGCCTCGGTGATCCCGGGACTGGAGTTGGCGACGCGGTTGATCCTGGACCTGTGCGGCGGCGAGCCGTCGGAGATCACGGTCGCAGGCCAGGCGCCGGCGGGCCCGTCGGGGTTCGCCTTCGATCCGGCCTATGTGCGCCGCCTGTCGGGGCTGGACGTGCCCGAAGACCGGATCGCGGAGATTCTGCAGGCGCTCGGCTTCACGATCGAGCGCGGCGCGTCCTGGACCGTGACACCGCCGTCCTGGCGGCGCGATGTGGAAGGCCCTGCCGATCTGGTGGAGGAGGTGGCGCGGATCGAAGGCTTCGACCGCCTGCCCGAGACGCCCCTGCCGGAGGTCGCGCGACCGGCCGGAGGTGTGCTGAGCCCTCGCCAGGCGCGGGTCCGCACCGCGCGTCGGGCGCTGGCGGCGCTGGGCTATTCGGAAGCGGTCACCTGGTCCTTCACCAAACAGACGGCCGCCGCCCTCTTCGGCGGCGGCGACGAGCGGCTGGTGCTGGAGAATCCGATCGCCGCCGACCTCGACTGCATGCGGCCGTCGATCCTGCCGAACCTGATCGAGGCGGCGGCGCGCAACGCCGCGCGCGGGCACGCCGACGCGGCTCTGTTCGAGATCGGGCCGATCTATCTGGGCGACGGACCGGGCGACCAGCGCACCGTCATCGCCGGCCTGATCTCGCCGCACGCCGGGCGGCACTGGGGCGGGGCGGGCGAGGATGCGCTGTTCGGCCTCAAGGGCGACTTGATGAGCTTGCTGGAGGACATCGGCGCGCCGGTCGCCTCGCTCCAGCTGGCGCAGGGGCAGAACCGCGCCTGGTGGCACCCGGGACGCTCGGCGCGCCTGCAGCTCGGCCCCAAGACGATCATCGCCGAGTTCGGCGCGCTTCATCCGCGCGTGCTGAAGAGCCTGGACGCGGACGGTCCGATGCTGGCGTTCGAGATCGTGCTGGACGCCGTGCCGGAACCCCGCGGCAAGTCTGGCAAGGCGCGCGGCGCGGCCAATCTGGCCAATCTGATGCCGCTGACGCGCGACTTCGCCTTCGTGGTCGAGGAAGGCAAGGCGGCGGGCGATCTGGTCCGCGCCATCGCGGGCGCCGACAAGGCGCTGATCGCCGATGTGCGGGTGTTCGACGTCTATCGCGGCAAGGGCGTCGATGACGGCTTCAAGTCCGTGGCGCTGGAGGTGGTGATCCAGCCGCGCGAGGCGACGCTGACCGACGCCGAGATCGAGGCCCTGAGCGCCCGCGTCATCGCCGCCGCTGAGAAGCAGGGCGCGCGGCTGAGGGCCTGA
- a CDS encoding 2'-deoxycytidine 5'-triphosphate deaminase, whose product MSAYSPSRPGILPAQGIEALIAGGAITSDTPFDLDQVQPASLDLRLSDQAWRVRASFLPGQRKVEDRIRDVAMHAVQVTDAGVVLEKGCVYIARLQERLKLPKGLIARANPKSSTGRVDVFVRLLTDQGASFDDVAEGYEGALYMEIAPQTFSILVRPGTRLNQLRLKAGEPPKLETRSVGVDLRGGDVVGFRGRRHAGVVDLDHIDGHDPRDFWEPLSLRRGELLLDPGEFYILASSDDVEIPVDQAAEMTPIDPSVGEFRVHYAGFFDPGFGTDEAHGAGSKGVLEVRTHDTPFLLEHGQIVARLVYEPLTERPSRLYGESGSHYQSQGLKLSKHFRPWG is encoded by the coding sequence ATGAGCGCCTATTCCCCTTCTCGCCCCGGCATCCTGCCCGCCCAGGGCATCGAAGCCCTGATCGCCGGCGGCGCCATCACCTCGGACACGCCGTTCGACCTTGATCAGGTCCAGCCCGCCAGCCTGGACCTTCGCCTGTCGGACCAGGCCTGGCGCGTGCGCGCCTCCTTTCTGCCCGGCCAGCGCAAGGTCGAGGATCGCATCCGCGACGTGGCCATGCACGCCGTCCAGGTTACGGACGCGGGCGTGGTGCTGGAAAAGGGCTGCGTCTACATCGCGCGTCTTCAGGAGCGGCTTAAGCTGCCCAAGGGCCTGATCGCGCGCGCCAATCCGAAAAGCTCGACCGGCCGTGTCGACGTGTTCGTGCGCCTGCTGACCGATCAGGGCGCGTCCTTCGACGACGTGGCCGAGGGCTATGAGGGCGCGCTCTATATGGAGATCGCGCCGCAGACCTTTTCCATCCTGGTGCGGCCCGGCACCCGCCTGAATCAGCTGCGGCTCAAGGCTGGAGAGCCGCCCAAGCTGGAGACCCGCAGCGTCGGTGTTGACCTGCGCGGCGGCGACGTCGTGGGCTTCCGCGGCCGCAGGCATGCCGGCGTCGTCGATCTCGACCACATCGACGGCCACGACCCGCGCGACTTCTGGGAGCCGTTGTCCCTGCGCCGCGGCGAGCTGCTGCTCGATCCGGGCGAGTTCTACATCCTGGCCTCGTCCGACGACGTGGAAATCCCGGTCGATCAGGCCGCCGAGATGACGCCCATCGATCCGTCCGTGGGCGAGTTCCGCGTCCACTACGCCGGCTTCTTCGATCCCGGCTTCGGCACGGACGAGGCGCACGGCGCGGGCTCCAAGGGCGTGCTGGAGGTCCGCACCCACGACACGCCCTTCCTGTTGGAGCACGGGCAGATCGTGGCGCGCCTCGTCTACGAGCCCCTGACCGAGCGCCCCAGTCGCCTCTACGGCGAGAGCGGCAGCCACTATCAGAGCCAGGGCCTCAAGCTTTCCAAGCACTTCCGGCCCTGGGGTTGA
- a CDS encoding GcrA family cell cycle regulator encodes MTAGWTDDRVGALKKLWLEGQSASQIAKQLGGGVTRNAVIGKVHRLGLSGRAAPSQPVRAPAPAFRTSRPRTAASTVAETVAEAAPAPVVRRLEVVQTPKPAEPVAAPSPAHVPDLPGTATVLTLGAHMCKWPIGDPSSREFSFCGRRASEGVYCIEHARVAYQPQVRRGGKDGASELARSLRRYI; translated from the coding sequence ATGACCGCAGGCTGGACCGACGACCGCGTAGGCGCGCTGAAGAAGCTCTGGCTGGAGGGCCAATCGGCCAGCCAAATCGCCAAGCAGCTGGGTGGCGGCGTGACCCGCAACGCCGTGATCGGCAAGGTGCACCGCCTGGGCCTGTCCGGCCGGGCCGCCCCGTCGCAGCCGGTGCGTGCGCCTGCCCCCGCGTTCCGCACCAGCCGTCCGCGCACGGCGGCTTCGACCGTGGCGGAGACCGTCGCGGAGGCCGCTCCGGCTCCGGTCGTTCGCCGCCTCGAAGTGGTCCAGACGCCTAAGCCGGCCGAGCCCGTCGCTGCGCCTTCGCCCGCCCACGTTCCCGACCTTCCCGGCACCGCCACGGTGCTGACGCTCGGTGCCCACATGTGCAAGTGGCCGATCGGCGACCCGTCCTCGCGCGAGTTCAGCTTCTGCGGCCGTCGGGCTTCGGAAGGCGTCTACTGCATCGAGCATGCGCGCGTCGCCTATCAGCCGCAGGTGCGCCGCGGCGGCAAGGATGGCGCCTCCGAACTGGCTCGCTCGCTGCGCCGCTACATCTAA
- a CDS encoding NAD-dependent epimerase/dehydratase family protein: MKRVIVLGGDGFCGWPTALHLSARGWDVTIVDNLSRRNIDNELEVQSLTPIRTMGERIRAWKDVSGHDIGFVNLTVGKEFDRLVALIRDLRPDSIVHFAEQRAAPYSMKSARHKLYTVDNNLNATNHLLAAIVESGLDVHLAHLGTMGVYGYGTAGLRIPEGYLKVTVDTDNGPAEQEILFPPNPGSIYHMTKTQDALLFQFYARNDKLRITDLHQGIVWGAQTAETRQDERLINRFDYDGDYGTVLNRFLMQAAVGYPLTVHGSGGQTRAFIHIQDTVRCVELALENPPKRGERVRILNQMTESRRVRDLAGIVSRLTGAEVHHVPNPRQEADENELVVANDGFRELGLKPITLAEGLMQDVTENARRYADRVDLSRIPCVSAWNPDRAQALEHEQARPYVEPQSALSA; this comes from the coding sequence ATGAAGCGTGTGATCGTTCTGGGGGGAGACGGCTTCTGCGGCTGGCCCACGGCCCTGCACCTGTCGGCGCGCGGCTGGGACGTGACGATCGTCGACAACCTGTCGCGCCGCAACATCGACAACGAGCTGGAAGTCCAGTCGCTGACGCCCATCCGCACCATGGGCGAACGCATCCGCGCCTGGAAGGACGTCTCCGGCCACGACATAGGCTTCGTTAACCTGACGGTGGGCAAGGAGTTCGATCGCCTGGTCGCTCTGATCCGCGACCTGCGTCCGGACAGCATCGTCCACTTCGCCGAACAGCGCGCAGCGCCCTATTCGATGAAGTCGGCGCGTCACAAGCTGTACACCGTCGACAACAACCTTAACGCCACCAACCACCTGCTCGCCGCCATTGTCGAAAGCGGGCTGGACGTGCACCTGGCGCACCTGGGCACCATGGGGGTCTATGGCTACGGCACCGCCGGCCTGCGCATCCCCGAAGGCTACCTGAAGGTCACGGTGGACACCGACAACGGCCCGGCCGAGCAGGAGATCCTGTTTCCGCCGAACCCCGGCTCGATCTATCACATGACCAAGACGCAGGACGCCCTGCTGTTCCAGTTCTACGCTAGGAACGACAAGCTCAGGATCACCGACCTGCACCAGGGCATCGTCTGGGGCGCCCAGACCGCGGAGACCCGCCAGGACGAGCGGCTGATCAACCGTTTCGACTATGACGGCGACTACGGCACGGTGCTGAACCGCTTTCTGATGCAGGCGGCGGTGGGTTACCCGCTGACGGTGCATGGCTCGGGCGGTCAGACGCGCGCCTTTATTCACATCCAGGACACGGTGCGCTGCGTCGAGCTGGCGCTGGAGAACCCGCCCAAACGCGGCGAGCGCGTGCGCATCCTGAACCAGATGACCGAGAGCCGCCGCGTGCGCGATCTCGCCGGCATCGTCTCGCGCCTGACGGGAGCCGAGGTCCACCATGTCCCCAATCCGCGCCAGGAGGCGGATGAGAACGAGCTGGTCGTCGCCAACGACGGCTTCCGCGAACTGGGGCTGAAGCCGATCACCCTGGCCGAGGGGCTGATGCAGGACGTGACGGAGAACGCCCGCCGCTATGCCGACCGGGTCGACCTGTCGCGCATCCCCTGCGTTTCCGCCTGGAACCCCGATCGCGCCCAGGCGCTGGAGCACGAGCAAGCTCGGCCGTACGTCGAGCCGCAGTCCGCCCTCAGCGCCTGA
- a CDS encoding ABC transporter permease, translating into MSTPDLLSTRPAGLPQPRRYPGINWVGVITLYQREVRRFWKVGAQTVAAPVVTTLLYMLVFVVALQGARPPLHGTPFAEFVAPGLIMMAILNNAFANSSSSLIQAKIMGTATDFLTPPLSPLELTLGFTLGSATRGALVGLVTAICVLPFARLGVANILAIVWFAVAASFIMGMLGVLAGLWSEKFDHLSAVQNFVVMPMTFLSGAFYLVENLPEPFATVSHFNPFFYLIDGFRYGFIGHAESNLAVGVVGSAVLMVVMAAACWLVFRSGWRLKS; encoded by the coding sequence ATGAGCACGCCTGATCTTCTGTCCACGCGCCCCGCCGGGCTGCCGCAGCCCCGCCGCTATCCGGGGATCAACTGGGTCGGGGTGATCACCCTCTACCAGCGCGAGGTGCGCCGGTTCTGGAAGGTGGGCGCACAAACGGTGGCCGCGCCGGTGGTGACGACCCTGCTCTACATGCTGGTGTTCGTGGTGGCGCTGCAGGGCGCACGGCCGCCGCTGCACGGCACGCCCTTCGCCGAGTTCGTGGCGCCCGGCCTGATCATGATGGCGATCCTGAACAACGCCTTCGCCAACTCATCCTCCAGCCTGATCCAGGCCAAGATCATGGGCACGGCGACCGATTTCCTGACGCCGCCGCTCAGTCCGCTGGAACTGACGCTGGGCTTCACGCTCGGCTCGGCCACGCGCGGCGCCTTGGTCGGCCTGGTCACGGCGATCTGCGTTTTGCCCTTCGCGCGACTGGGCGTGGCCAACATACTGGCCATCGTCTGGTTCGCCGTCGCCGCCAGCTTCATCATGGGAATGCTGGGGGTGCTGGCGGGCCTGTGGAGCGAGAAGTTCGACCACCTGTCGGCGGTGCAGAACTTCGTGGTCATGCCGATGACTTTCCTGTCGGGCGCCTTCTATCTGGTCGAGAACCTGCCGGAGCCCTTCGCCACAGTCAGCCACTTCAACCCGTTCTTTTATCTCATCGACGGCTTCCGCTACGGCTTCATCGGCCATGCCGAAAGCAACCTCGCGGTCGGCGTCGTGGGCAGCGCGGTGCTGATGGTCGTCATGGCCGCCGCCTGCTGGTTGGTGTTCCGCTCGGGCTGGCGGCTGAAGAGCTAA
- a CDS encoding DUF1134 domain-containing protein encodes MHRRQLILSGLATAAGASSLSACATAPSDPNYPIATDNTAPAYTFEEVVSAGSRELGIAAEVVGSAVERIFAEQGDRPTAYIAGEEGAGAFVVGARYGRGALHMKEMFAPQEVFWQGASVGWDWGGNASRVFTLVYGLFHPDMIYRRFPGVEGTAYLVAGLGVNYQRADGITLAPIRTGVGLRLGANVGTMSYSRQRNLIPF; translated from the coding sequence ATGCATCGTCGTCAACTGATCCTGTCGGGTCTCGCCACCGCCGCCGGCGCCTCGTCCCTGAGCGCCTGCGCGACCGCGCCGTCCGATCCGAACTATCCGATCGCCACCGACAACACCGCGCCGGCCTATACCTTCGAGGAGGTGGTCTCGGCCGGATCGCGCGAACTGGGCATCGCCGCCGAAGTGGTGGGCAGTGCGGTGGAGCGCATCTTCGCCGAACAGGGCGACCGCCCGACCGCCTATATCGCCGGCGAGGAGGGCGCGGGCGCGTTCGTGGTCGGCGCGCGCTATGGCCGCGGCGCCCTGCACATGAAGGAGATGTTCGCCCCGCAGGAGGTGTTTTGGCAGGGCGCCTCGGTGGGCTGGGACTGGGGCGGCAACGCCAGCCGGGTTTTCACCCTGGTCTACGGCCTGTTCCACCCGGACATGATCTATCGCCGCTTCCCGGGCGTGGAGGGCACGGCCTATCTGGTGGCGGGGCTGGGCGTGAACTACCAGCGGGCGGACGGCATCACGCTTGCGCCCATCCGCACCGGCGTCGGCCTGCGCCTCGGCGCCAACGTCGGCACCATGAGCTATAGCCGCCAGCGCAACCTGATCCCCTTCTAG
- a CDS encoding VOC family protein, whose product MIHHVSFGTRDAAKAKAFYDPVLAVVGWRCIQSNDRAVDYGVSEIMFSLETPVDGGEATAGNGAHVAFVARDRATVDAFFRTALEQGGTDAGAPGVRAQYDPNYYGAFVRDLDGNKIEAMTFAAT is encoded by the coding sequence ATGATCCATCATGTTTCCTTCGGCACGCGCGACGCGGCGAAAGCCAAGGCCTTCTACGACCCCGTGCTGGCGGTGGTGGGGTGGCGCTGCATCCAGAGCAACGACCGGGCCGTCGATTACGGCGTCAGCGAGATCATGTTCAGCCTGGAGACGCCGGTCGATGGCGGAGAGGCCACGGCCGGGAACGGCGCGCACGTCGCCTTTGTCGCCCGAGATCGCGCGACGGTGGACGCCTTTTTCCGCACCGCGCTGGAGCAGGGCGGGACCGACGCCGGCGCGCCGGGCGTGCGAGCGCAGTACGATCCCAACTACTACGGCGCCTTTGTGCGCGATCTCGACGGCAACAAGATCGAGGCTATGACCTTCGCCGCGACCTAG